TGTTTTCCCAGCATGCCTTTCCCCAGCAATAACAAAAGGCTGAACGGACAGGGAGCCAGAGAACAGACACATTCAACTCAGACATTGAACGGCCACAACCTATTAGTTATGATACACTATCTACCGGTCTTTACAGTTTGGATCCATAGAGTAATGAGCTACTACTCACCAATTGCACTACAGCACCGATTTCCCAAAGAGATTGTACAATCTTTCTCAAGAGTCCCCTGTGCTGTGAAAAACGGTCATTATGTTGTCATTACATCATGTATTCCGTCTGATGTCATTGTTGTTGAACTGTTTCTTTTGATGCTATGTTGTCATTCAACTGGAGCATTTACTGAAGGGCCTCCCTTGGGAACTCATTCTCATAGCTAGAGACCGATTGGTCCCAGACCAGTCTCTAAAACATTCCTCTCTGAAACAATCGTTCCCTtagagtagggttgcaaaattctggtaccTTTCCCAAAACTCCCTCGTttttcagaaatcctggttggaagattcctggaattatgagtgaataagcaggaaatctggtAATCCTCCAACCAGCATTTCTGGAAAAAATGAATAGAAACTAAACACTTTTAGGTCAGGGAAAGAATAGAATTGGGGTGGAATGTGTGAGTTCTTTAAAGTAAATTCAGTTCCATGAGTGACTTTTTCCAATTCCACACCTGGTTAGGGGACAAGACAGCTAGCCAGGGATGCATGCCCCGCCTGTACAATTGTAAGGGAAACACTGCTCTGAGTCTGAAGTCTCTGGTTGAATATTAACATCTCCGCATCATTACAAACACGTGCTGGTACTGTAGTAGCATGGTAGACACTGACGTGGTGTTGCTGCTGTCAATAGTGTCCCTGCTGCAAGACATAACAATACTATTGTTACAAAGTTAACCCCTTaacttcctctctccatccacagcGGGACTGCCCCTGGCAGCCCTTAAATTGGGCCAAATCAAGCCCTATCAGAGGGGCTTTTTCTGTAACGATGACAGCATCAGCTACCCCTTCCACTCCAGCACAGTCACCTCCAATGTGCTCTATGGTGTGGGCTTCACTTTGCCCATTTGCTCTGTAAGTAACAATGGAAgagttgacaaaacaaaacatttcttACATTTCTACTAACCAAATATTGAACAGCTGGCTTAGAGTACATTATAATggacagctacagtactacacaaTAACTAACAaacaggcagctgttctatctaaATTGACAGTTAAAAACTTTTGATACCATACACAAAGTGTTCCTTTTAGTTATTTAGTTAAACACCTGGTCATGATGTAAAGCTTGAACTTTAGGGAGGATGTCCATAGAGCTTAGGTGTCAGAACCAAAGAGTTCAATTCAACAAGGCCATACCCAGTAAGCAAAACAAATAGATACGATGCCACTACAACCAGATTACAACCATGTAAACAGATTGATGTTATTTCAACCAGTTTATAACCATATAAaccgctcggggattcgatccaggaaccttttcggttacaggcccaacgctctaaccactacactacctgccgccccattattTCAACCAGCTTATAACCATATAAATTGGTTGTAATTATATTTCAACCAGCTTATAACCGTATAAATTGGTTGTAATTATATTTCAACCAGCTTATAACCATATAAACTGATTGGAATGATATTTCAACCAGCTTTGCCAACCGGGTAATGGTTAACTCAAAAGAGGATGCCCAGTCCACAGTGTCCCAATTCCCCTTTCACACATCCCCATTTTATTTTGACACGTCATTTCAGCCACCCCTATAGAGTATTTCATTCACACATATCCTGATATCCATATGTCATTTCAGTCACTTCTGAAGCTTGTGTTGTGAAAGCTTCTCAGATGTTATTGGATCATTTGTGGTTTTCATCAATAGTAAGGCCTTTAGAGTCCAACCGATCAGTAAGGAATTAGGAAGTCCTGGCTGTTATTGAGGTTCATGCTGATAGGCTTTGGAACAAACACAGGTTACGTTCTCTGTCCAAAAAGAACTGGAACACTTTCCTGGAACACTGTTGATACAGATTCTATTTGAAGAATGACAGAGACAGAAGTGTTGGCACACTgttccctttgtgtgtgtgtgtgtgtgtgtgtatctgtgtgttactTAGGAAAGCATGTGTCTACTACTAGCTATTGTCTACTATCCTGTGTTACGGTCAGAAGTTGAGCTGGTGTGCGTGTAGTGTTGGTGACTGATCCCTCTTCCTGGCCTTCTAAAGTCTTTACTGTGATGAAAaccttaaaacacacacacacactagactttTGTTTTTCATAAACTATGTCTATTCCATTATAATTCACTGGAGTCCCATACACAAAACTTACATCTCAACTCCAGTTCCCTGGACCAGACCAACTGATTTATTTCTCTATACATCAACCTGTTGCCGTGGCAACATTTCAAACTGTGGTGCTTCACAATGCAGCTTTCAGCAGAATAGAGAAAAGGGGTGTGGTTAGTGAGAGTGAATCTATCACCTGAGAGTCTCTGTGGGACCAGTTTCTCCTCTGTCCTTGACAGCCAGACTGCTGGGGTCCTTTTTGATGTCAGCAGTATGATCTGACCATGATAATGTAAATAAATATAACCCCTTTATTCAGCTATGGAAAGGATTTGCATACTAATGTGAACTAAGCTCAACTAACCTTTTCACACATCCTGTTTCTACTTTCCTTGGGTCAATGTGTGTCATAAAGCTTGCAGTGTGCGATTTGACGTTTTACAAACTATGGTTTTGTGTTTATTACGAATTACTAATGATTGCTTCCACAGCACGTTTGAAGTATACCGTTTCCCTACTGTATGTAGTGTGAAACTCTATTTGGAGGTTTCTAATGTAACTAACATCTTCCTGAAGTTTCTAATGTAACTAACATCTTCCTGAAAAAGCATTCCTGTTACGTCCAACATGATGACCCACTGTGCTTTAAGGAacgcagggagagagaaagatgaacagagagagagagatttcacttgctttggcaatgtaaacatttgtttcccatgccaataaagctccttgaattgaattgagagaagagagcagagagagaacactatCGCTGGTCGTTGTGGAATGGACATCTAGGCCTACTTGTGGAATGGACATCTAGGCCTACTTGTGGAATGGACATCTAGGCCTACTTGTGGAATGGACATCTAGGCCTACTTGTGGAATGGACATCTAGGCCTACTTGTGGAATGGACATCTAGGCCTACTTGTGGAATGGACATCTAGGCCTACTTGTGGAATGGACATCTAGGCCTACTTGTGGAATGGACATCTAGGCCTACTTGTGGAATGGACATCTAGGCCTACTTGTGGAATGGACATCTAGGCCTACTTGTGGAATGGACATCTAGGCCTACTTGTGGAATGGACATCTAGGCCTACTTGTGGAATGGACATCTAGGCCTACTTGTGGAATGGACATCTAGGCCTACTTGTGGAATGGACATCTAGGCCTACTTGTGGAATGGACATCTAGGCCTACTTGTGATTGCATGTCCATTGCACTGTGCACTCAAGCACTAAACAGCTGTGAAAGtttagggtggtggagagggaggaTCATTTGGGCTTCATTGGTTCTTCCATTAACACCTTCTCTTCACCAGGGGAGAGAGTAGTGTTAGTTCCCATGACAACTCTCTTTAGCTACCATGTTGTTTTTCCCTTCCTCCTGTTCCTAACAGCCTGCAATGTTGAAATATCTACTTAGAAATGCcacttagcagatgcttttatctaaAGTGACTTAGACGGGTGTATGTGGATGCAGGATAACAAGGTGTTCAGTCTACTCTCCTAACCTGttcctcctgttctgttctctttcATTTGCTTTTTGCTAGCTGGACTCCCGTTCGCAATACTTACACCGCTACACAATCCCTTCAAACGGGGATTTTTCTGTAACGATGATTCGATCAAGTACCCTCTAAAAGAAGACACCATATCCTATCAGTTGTTAGGTGGAGTTATGATACCTGTCACAGTACTCACTGTAAGTGCACCTGTTTTATGTTCCCTAGTTAACTTCTCTTCCTTTGCCATTTTGTGCTTAACATTCATTTAggctacacatacatacacaaatgACGTGTATGTCTAGTTTAACAGCTTGCTTCATTAATCGTATTGTCTAATAATAACACTATTAAAAATAACAATCAACCAAAGAAGGCGCATAGGCACCATGTAAACAGAGTAGAAAGAACTTCCTATTTTAGAGTATCACGAAAACTGAAAAATCAAACCCCAACCTGTGTTAGTTACTTCTCTGTGTACTCACAGACCACAAATGTATCCGACCATGGCGGTTGACCTTTAAAGTCACTGAAACAAAGGCCTCTCCATAAGCCTACTCATAGTCTCCATCTGAACGATACAATAGGAATAGCCAAACTGTCCCTCCCTCAGAGATTTCCCGCTTGACTCTTGGCCAGTATTCCACTGACTGTCTTAGTAAATATCCTTGAGAGTTTCTATAGTCAAATTCAAAGCACAgaggcccgtattcataaagcgtctcggagtaggagtgctgatccaggatcaggtcccccctgtccacaTATTATTATTCATCAAAACAAAACTGATCCTACATCAGCACCTCTACTCTGAGATGAGGCACTTTAGGAGCCTTGTTGTGGCTGTTATATAAGTCTTACAACGGGTTTTGCAGCATTCACATTCAAAAAAGCTTTTTTTGTTCCATTAAATGTACATAAATTCACCTCCCATGGTCTGCACACATTTCCAGTCAGTCAGTGTAATTGTACTCTGCAAGTAGAAACCCTCACACTGGATGTAACTCATTTACACGTCATGAATTACCCTAAATGTTTGAACAGTTGGGCTTTCCAAGTTCAACAGAAACCGTTATCAGGACAACACCACCCCCTTGACAGTATAGCAGTAAGAGTATGTTTATATTGTAGTTTTAGGCCTATTTCCAGATAGAGGAAAGTAAACACACTTCCAGATAAGCTCTCATGCTTTCAGGTCCATTGTCCCCCAGAGTGGTAGAGAGGTGTGAGCCAGACAGTTGTCCACAATAACCACATCCACTTATTTACAAGAACACACAATCTAAAAAAGACCCCCAACCCACCCACAATGTTTCCATGACGTATGTTTTACATTCAACATGCTCTCAAAATAGTTTCTACCGTTGATACACATCTGACCACAAATAGCTATATCTTCTAAAGGAACAGGCTAGGTTTGACTGCTCAGGTGTGACTCAGAAGCTGTATTGTGATGCACCAGTGTGTTTTGTTTTCCCTGTTTAAAAACGTCTACTCATTTGAATTTACACACGTTTTTCAGTGGACATCCTTGTTAGGTCTTTATAGTCACTCAGATGGACATTCCTCTAAAATGCAAGGGTCTATTATACTTAAAGGGTCAGTGCAGTCAAGAACatgatttttctgtgttttatatgcATTTCCACATTGAGGTTTTGAATAATTATGTGAAGTTGTAAAAaattataatgcccttttagtgtaagagctgtttgaaaagaccacctgaaatttcagcctgttttgattGGAGGGAGCTTTGgcattccatggtgacatcaccatgcagtacatttattaatagaccaataagagttccaaaccttttcagttttcccctccccactctgaCAGTCCAAGCAACATTCTTCCTTGAGAAATTGTTctctgctaagaagctatttgttTCTTTTTGTAGTTAAAATGGTCAATCACAGTAAGTTACTTGTTACCCTGAAATgaattgatattgagataaaaacagctgcattggaccttttgaAATTCCTGTAATTTTAGTGACTGACTTGCCAGTTGTAATCTTGTAACTCCAAGCTGTGAGGGAACAGTGAGAGACCTAACCTCACGACCTGTctacttcctctcctcccttcctcacaGATGGTCTTTGGAGAGTGCCTTTCGGTCTATCTCAAACGCATCAAATCAAAGTCCTCTTTCAGCAACATGTATGTGGCCCGTGTTTACAAAGCCATCGGCACATTCGTGTTCGGGGCAGCCATGAGCCAATCTCTCACTGACATCGCCAAGTATTCGATTGGCCGGCTCCGACCCCACTTCCTGGACGTGTGCAAGCCTGACTGGAAGCTGATCAACTGCACGGCAGGCACCTACATAGAGGACTTTACCTGCACAGGGGACGCACACTTGGCCAATGAGGGCAGGTGGGTGTTGTTGAGGGGAAACTGACAATTGGGCCAAATTTACCCACTACCCCTTGGCCCCCTATCGCTTCAGTGTTCAAAGCAGATCTGAAGAgtcaaatacaattgtattagtcacatgcgccgaatacaacaggtgtagaccttacagtgaaatacttacttacaagcccctaaccgacagtgcagtttcaaaaaaaaatatggatatgaataagagataaaagtaacaagtaaaaaaaataacaatatttaaaGGGGCgtaccggtacaaagtcaatgtgagggggcactggttagttgaggtagtatgtacagtgACTTGGTGGAGCTTCCACCATATGCCTTACAGATATGCAAACATCAAAGGGAGGGGTAGGAAACTATTTGTGACTGGCTGGGATGCTTCTTTCAAATCTACTGACTGAATTATGACATCATCCATCAACTGAAATACAATATCCTGTTGTATTGTTTATTATGGTCAGATAATGTGCTGACCATGAGA
The sequence above is a segment of the Salvelinus alpinus chromosome 1, SLU_Salpinus.1, whole genome shotgun sequence genome. Coding sequences within it:
- the LOC139537955 gene encoding phospholipid phosphatase 1-like isoform X1, which encodes MFETRGIPFILLDIACLILAGLPLAALKLGQIKPYQRGFFCNDDSISYPFHSSTVTSNVLYGVGFTLPICSMVFGECLSVYLKRIKSKSSFSNMYVARVYKAIGTFVFGAAMSQSLTDIAKYSIGRLRPHFLDVCKPDWKLINCTAGTYIEDFTCTGDAHLANEGRLSFYSGHSSFSMYCMLFLALYIQARLQAGWARLLRPTLQFFLIAASVYTGLSRVSDYKHHWSDVLVGLIQGVLMATLVVFFVSDFFKNKVEPQKEDIPHTTLQETPTNGNHYDSSPN
- the LOC139537955 gene encoding phospholipid phosphatase 1-like isoform X2, with the protein product MFETRGIPFILLDIACLILAGLPFAILTPLHNPFKRGFFCNDDSIKYPLKEDTISYQLLGGVMIPVTVLTMVFGECLSVYLKRIKSKSSFSNMYVARVYKAIGTFVFGAAMSQSLTDIAKYSIGRLRPHFLDVCKPDWKLINCTAGTYIEDFTCTGDAHLANEGRLSFYSGHSSFSMYCMLFLALYIQARLQAGWARLLRPTLQFFLIAASVYTGLSRVSDYKHHWSDVLVGLIQGVLMATLVVFFVSDFFKNKVEPQKEDIPHTTLQETPTNGNHYDSSPN